The Thermobifida halotolerans sequence GGACACCTGCTCATTATCGGGGACATTCCCGCTGCGGGGGAGCCCGTCCGGTCAGTGGCGGGGCTGCTCCGAGACCTCCCCGCGGGCTTCCTTCCGGGGCTCCTGCCGGTCCGGCCCCGGAAGAGCGGTGGAACCGGCGGGGAGTCCGGCGGAGTGCCGGTCGCGACGGCGCTCCTCGGCTTCGGCGCGTCTGCGCAGCAGGCGGGGGATGTAGAAGAAACCGAACACGCCCAGAGCGATTCCGGTCACGCAGACCCAGATCCACCAGCGGTCGTCCGCGGGAAGCCGGTCGCCCCGGACGAGGAGCACGATCAGGGCGACGGTCCACGCCGCGGTCCCCACCGCCGCGGGAACGCGGTAGTCGGACTCGTGGACCTCGGGATCGGGCTTCCGGGGTTTGCGCACGCTTCCAGGCTAGACGATCGGCGAAGGGGGCGTCGCTGGCCGTGCGGCCTCTCGACCGTGGGCCGCTGACATGTGAAGACTCGGAACTTATCCGATGTTTCACCGTGACCGGGGCCTGTCAGATTAGAGCGAGTGAGCGAAACCTCTGACACCGCCTCCCAGACGGTGCCTTCACCCAAGCGCACCGGTCTTCTCGCAACCCTCGACCGCTACTTCCACGTCAGCGAACGTGGCTCGGACTT is a genomic window containing:
- a CDS encoding DUF2530 domain-containing protein, producing the protein MRKPRKPDPEVHESDYRVPAAVGTAAWTVALIVLLVRGDRLPADDRWWIWVCVTGIALGVFGFFYIPRLLRRRAEAEERRRDRHSAGLPAGSTALPGPDRQEPRKEARGEVSEQPRH